The Elusimicrobiaceae bacterium DNA window AGCTGGGAATTTTCGCTGTTGGCGCATTTGCCCTCTTCAACCGAAATCTTGAGCATGCATTCCTGTTCGCTGGCACCGGGAAGCCCTTCCGTCTGGGCATGCACGCAAACCGAGGCGCAGGCACACAAAGCCGCCGCGAGAATCAAGCGATGCATTAACAAGTCAAATTTCAACTCAAGCATAAAAATCCCGGTTTCCGATGCGGCTGTTACGGCAGAAATATCGCACGCTGTCGCATCTGCCTCGCGGCGCACAGCCTGTCTATTCATTTATGATAGGCATTATGTCCCAGCCCGTCAACCGCCAAAAGACCATGCCGCATATAGGCCTTTTGACCCATGCGGATTCCGGCGGTTCAGTTAAATACCCAGCATATTTTCACGGCAGGCACAAAAGAGCCGGCGGAAGAACCGGCAAACACTCCGTCTTTCTGCCGTATATTCAAATAGCGCAGTTCGGCGGCCAGCACCGCCTCTCCCACCTTCGCCTTTACGCCGGCTCCGCCTGAAAACATAAGTCCTTCCGACCCGGCCTTATGGCCCTCGCCCAGCACCGAATCGTTTGACACGTTGTAGCTTATATCGGTAAACGCCGCTCCGATTCCGGCCCGCGCATAGGGCCGGAACCGGCCTGCCGGATTGAATTCGTAGCCGCCAGTTACCTCAACAACGGTGATCCCGCCCGATGTCTTGATAGCGGAAGCCGGGAAAGCATGGGTTTTTGTGCCAAGCGACAGGAGTTCGGCATGCAAGCCCAGACACAACCCGGACCTGAACCTGAACAGGTATTCCGCGCCCAGCGCAAACCCGGTTTTGCCGGGCGACACGACGCTTCCGCCATACGGGCCGAGATCAAGGCTGATATCGTTGAGCCACGGCCCTAAAGACAATTCAAGCACGCCCGATATCCCGCGCCCGAAAAACCCCCGCTTGACACGCCCGTCGGCGGTTATTTCCGCGTAAGGCGGCGGCTGCGGCAAAGGCTCGGCCTGTCCGGCCTGTTGCACGGCCGGCCCGGTCACAGGCGCCGAAGACGGCTGTGCGGCTGCCGCCGGCGGCTCAAACGCCGCGGCTGCATAAGTTGACACCGCGGCCAGCTCCGCCGGCACGCCCGGCACGGCGGTAACAGGCTCCGCTTTCGCAATGTCCTGCCGCGCGATCACCATGCGCCTTCCGCCGGTTGTTGCAAGCACCATCGAATCCGCGCTGAGATCCTCGATAGCGCCCTCATAAACCGTCCCGTCATTCATGGTGACCCTGAAAACGTCTTTCTCGATACGGTCAATGCCGGACCGGGGAATGACAAACGTGCCCGACGCCGTGACCAGTTCCACGCTCCCGTCCGAACCGCCTGCGATCGAACCGGACACCGCCGCGCCCGATTTAAGATACACCGTTTCGGCCCCGCA harbors:
- a CDS encoding outer membrane beta-barrel protein; the protein is MRYCLIAAAALAVFFIQGTCGAETVYLKSGAAVSGSIAGGSDGSVELVTASGTFVIPRSGIDRIEKDVFRVTMNDGTVYEGAIEDLSADSMVLATTGGRRMVIARQDIAKAEPVTAVPGVPAELAAVSTYAAAAFEPPAAAAQPSSAPVTGPAVQQAGQAEPLPQPPPYAEITADGRVKRGFFGRGISGVLELSLGPWLNDISLDLGPYGGSVVSPGKTGFALGAEYLFRFRSGLCLGLHAELLSLGTKTHAFPASAIKTSGGITVVEVTGGYEFNPAGRFRPYARAGIGAAFTDISYNVSNDSVLGEGHKAGSEGLMFSGGAGVKAKVGEAVLAAELRYLNIRQKDGVFAGSSAGSFVPAVKICWVFN